A single window of Gambusia affinis linkage group LG18, SWU_Gaff_1.0, whole genome shotgun sequence DNA harbors:
- the LOC122819977 gene encoding regulator of G-protein signaling 12-like isoform X3, with product MEQTLTLNSSAASSDGDYSGNKLQGCCSHSSLTSNGSLPGADGHRRSVEHRVAGWSTCFERLLQDPVGVRYFSEFLKKEFSEENILFWQACEYFSHVPATDKKQLSQRAGEIYNSFLSSKATMPVNIDSQAQLADDVLTSPQPEMFKTQQLQIFNLMKFDSYSRFLKSSLYLECLRAEEDGQPLPDPYQIPCSPAPSKHSASSDRSTLSTPKKDIRKQRSGKSLNEDTKDESADKKRGIFFSWSRNRSFGKGPKKKDIGDINLDFWGSNGRRESQGSLSSSASLEIPNSAAKLESDNRHSVGAWERSSRHCSVLLPDGSCSSITLRPGASIREVLQDLCRNICVNIAAVDLFLVGGEKPLVLDQDCMTLCSRDLRLEKRTLFRLDLVPINRSVGLKAKPTKPVTEVLRPVVAKYGLNLSDLVAKISGETEPLDLGAPISSLDGLRVVLERADPCSGKEKSKSSSLKGHPPTRSFSAAGDERSAPKDISVRAAGPASALPEEKRKQKKINIDEAEEFFELLSRAQSTRANDQRGLLKKEDLVLPDFLRLTPPTSSCSASSNLACSTPASVKPSRENGVPPRGSLTAALRSESLDSSLSSSANGHSASRRCLLPPPRHSTFGTHLSPIPRPPDSRPSLRTVEEDAHADLTLVGEGDISSPNSTLIPPSPPSFPSLESSLPEANFTPPTPCPPSQDTGGEGKSSSERKNETPHGTKSPADRPDAAQEVMDVEGVHLEEARNAKASQGDDSELSLSFQGYVAELRQCQTKMRNAQIPQNGRNPSEGKDCQSDLYKATIV from the exons ACTACAGTGGAAACAAGCTGCAGGGATGCTGCAGTCATAGCAGCCTGACCAGCAATGGCAGTCTTCCAGGGGCCGACGGCCATCGGAGGTCCGTAGAGCATCGGGTGGCAGGCTGGTCCACTTGCTTCGAGCGTCTTCTCCAGGACCCTGTGGGTGTGCGTTACTTCTCT GAATTTCTCAAGAAAGAGTTCAGTGAGGAGAATATCTTGTTCTGGCAGGCCTGTGAATACTTCAGTCATGTCCCTGCAACAGACAAAAAGCAG CTGTCCCAGAGAGCGGGGGAGATCTACAACAGCTTCCTGTCCAGCAAGGCCACCATGCCAGTGAACATCGACAGCCAGGCCCAGCTGGCAGACGACGTCCTCACCTCACCTCAGCCTGAAATGTTCAAGACCCAGCAGCTACAG ATCTTTAACCTAATGAAGTTCGACAGCTACTCGCGTTTCCTGAAGTCCTCCCTCTACCTGGAGTGTCTGCGCGCTGAGGAGGACGGTCAGCCGCTGCCGGACCCCTACCAGATCCCCTGTAGCCCCGCGCCCTCCAAACACAGCGCCAGCTCTGACCGCTCCACCCTCTCCACTCCCAAAAAG GACATCAGAAAGCAGAGATCAGGGAAATCATTAAATGAAGACACTAAGGACGAAAGCGCAGATAAGAAGCGTGGCATCTTCTTCTCCTGGTCTCGCAACAGGAGCTTTGGAAAGGGAccaaagaagaaagacattgGAGACATTAATCTGG ACTTCTGGGGCAGTAACGGCCGGAGAGAGTCCCAGGGCTCCCTGTCGTCAAGCGCCAGCCTGGAGATCCCCAACTCTGCTGCCAAATTGGAG TCTGACAATCGCCACTCAGTCGGCGCGTGGGAGCGCTCGTCCAGACACTGCAGCGTGCTGCTGCCCGACGGCTCCTGCTCCTCCATCACCCTGCGGCCCGGCGCTTCCATTAGAGAAGTCCTCCAAGATCTGTGTCGCAACATCTGCGTCAACATTGCTGCTGTGGATCTGTTCCTCGTGGGAGGAGAGAAG CCTCTAGTTTTGGATCAAGACTGCATGACTCTCTGCTCACGAGACCTAAGACTGGAGAAGCGTACTTTGTTTCG GTTGGACCTGGTGCCGATTAATCGCTCCGTGGGTCTTAAAGCCAAACCCACAAAACCAGTCACAGAGGTCCTCCGTCCCGTGGTGGCCAAATACGGCCTGAATCTCAGTGATCTTGTGGCCAAAATA AGCGGAGAGACGGAGCCGCTGGATTTGGGGGCCCCGATATCGAGTCTGGACGGCCTGCGTGTTGTGCTGGAGCGGGCAGACCCATGTTCAGGGAAAG AAAAATCCAAGTCTTCCTCCCTAAAAGGCCACCCTCCGACCAGgagtttttctgctgct GGAGATGAGAGGTCAGCACCAAAGGACATTTCTGTGAGAGCGGCTGGACCAGCCTCAGCACTCccagaggaaaagagaaaacagaaaaagataaatatagATGAAGCTGAAG AATTCTTTGAGCTGCTAAGCCGAGCCCAGAGCACCCGAGCCAACGACCAGCGCGGGCTTCTGAAAAAAGAAGACCTGGTGCTTCCGGACTTCCTCCGTCTGACTCCACCCACCTCCTCCTGCTCCGCCTCCTCCAACCTGGCCTGTTCCACCCCGGCCTCCGTGAAGCCGAGCCGAGAGAACGGCGTGCCGCCCCGCGGGTCCCTCACGGCCGCTCTGCGCTCGGAGAGCCTGGACTCCTCCCTCAGTTCCAGCGCCAACGGACACTCGGCGTCCAGGCGGTGCCTGCTGCCTCCCCCCCGCCACTCTACGTTCGGCACCCACCTCTCACCCATCCCCCGGCCCCCTGACTCCCGGCCGAGCCTCCGCACGGTGGAAGAGGACGCCCACGCCGACCTGACCCTCGTGGGTGAGGGCGACATCAGCAGCCCCAACAGTACTCTCATACCCCCTTCGCCTCCATCCTTCCCGTCCCTGGAGAGCAGCCTCCCTGAGGCCAACTTCACCCCACCGACACCCTGCCCCCCGTCCCAAGACACAGGTGGAGAGGGAAAGTCCAGTTCAG agagaaaaaacgAAACACCCCACGGCACCAAATCACCCGCTGACAGACCAGATGCTGCGCAGGAGGTGATGGATGTGGAGGGGGTTCACCTAGAAGAAGCCCGAAACGCCAAAGCGTCCCAGGGCGACGACTCGGAGCTCAGCCTGAGCTTTCAGGGCTACGTCGCCGAGCTGCGGCAGTGCCAGACCAAAATGAGGAACGCCCAGATCCCTCAGAACGGCCGAAACCCGTCGGAGGGCAAAGACTGCCAGTCAGACCTGTACAAGGCCACGATTGTCTGA
- the LOC122819977 gene encoding regulator of G-protein signaling 12-like isoform X2 has protein sequence MHTHTHPHTPTHTQRFCLYASSVTDQGTMSLKKRLSFKRSWNFNTSAASSDGDYSGNKLQGCCSHSSLTSNGSLPGADGHRRSVEHRVAGWSTCFERLLQDPVGVRYFSEFLKKEFSEENILFWQACEYFSHVPATDKKQLSQRAGEIYNSFLSSKATMPVNIDSQAQLADDVLTSPQPEMFKTQQLQIFNLMKFDSYSRFLKSSLYLECLRAEEDGQPLPDPYQIPCSPAPSKHSASSDRSTLSTPKKDIRKQRSGKSLNEDTKDESADKKRGIFFSWSRNRSFGKGPKKKDIGDINLDFWGSNGRRESQGSLSSSASLEIPNSAAKLESDNRHSVGAWERSSRHCSVLLPDGSCSSITLRPGASIREVLQDLCRNICVNIAAVDLFLVGGEKPLVLDQDCMTLCSRDLRLEKRTLFRLDLVPINRSVGLKAKPTKPVTEVLRPVVAKYGLNLSDLVAKISGETEPLDLGAPISSLDGLRVVLERADPCSGKEKSKSSSLKGHPPTRSFSAAGDERSAPKDISVRAAGPASALPEEKRKQKKINIDEAEEFFELLSRAQSTRANDQRGLLKKEDLVLPDFLRLTPPTSSCSASSNLACSTPASVKPSRENGVPPRGSLTAALRSESLDSSLSSSANGHSASRRCLLPPPRHSTFGTHLSPIPRPPDSRPSLRTVEEDAHADLTLVGEGDISSPNSTLIPPSPPSFPSLESSLPEANFTPPTPCPPSQDTGGEGKSSSERKNETPHGTKSPADRPDAAQEVMDVEGVHLEEARNAKASQGDDSELSLSFQGYVAELRQCQTKMRNAQIPQNGRNPSEGKDCQSDLYKATIV, from the exons ACTACAGTGGAAACAAGCTGCAGGGATGCTGCAGTCATAGCAGCCTGACCAGCAATGGCAGTCTTCCAGGGGCCGACGGCCATCGGAGGTCCGTAGAGCATCGGGTGGCAGGCTGGTCCACTTGCTTCGAGCGTCTTCTCCAGGACCCTGTGGGTGTGCGTTACTTCTCT GAATTTCTCAAGAAAGAGTTCAGTGAGGAGAATATCTTGTTCTGGCAGGCCTGTGAATACTTCAGTCATGTCCCTGCAACAGACAAAAAGCAG CTGTCCCAGAGAGCGGGGGAGATCTACAACAGCTTCCTGTCCAGCAAGGCCACCATGCCAGTGAACATCGACAGCCAGGCCCAGCTGGCAGACGACGTCCTCACCTCACCTCAGCCTGAAATGTTCAAGACCCAGCAGCTACAG ATCTTTAACCTAATGAAGTTCGACAGCTACTCGCGTTTCCTGAAGTCCTCCCTCTACCTGGAGTGTCTGCGCGCTGAGGAGGACGGTCAGCCGCTGCCGGACCCCTACCAGATCCCCTGTAGCCCCGCGCCCTCCAAACACAGCGCCAGCTCTGACCGCTCCACCCTCTCCACTCCCAAAAAG GACATCAGAAAGCAGAGATCAGGGAAATCATTAAATGAAGACACTAAGGACGAAAGCGCAGATAAGAAGCGTGGCATCTTCTTCTCCTGGTCTCGCAACAGGAGCTTTGGAAAGGGAccaaagaagaaagacattgGAGACATTAATCTGG ACTTCTGGGGCAGTAACGGCCGGAGAGAGTCCCAGGGCTCCCTGTCGTCAAGCGCCAGCCTGGAGATCCCCAACTCTGCTGCCAAATTGGAG TCTGACAATCGCCACTCAGTCGGCGCGTGGGAGCGCTCGTCCAGACACTGCAGCGTGCTGCTGCCCGACGGCTCCTGCTCCTCCATCACCCTGCGGCCCGGCGCTTCCATTAGAGAAGTCCTCCAAGATCTGTGTCGCAACATCTGCGTCAACATTGCTGCTGTGGATCTGTTCCTCGTGGGAGGAGAGAAG CCTCTAGTTTTGGATCAAGACTGCATGACTCTCTGCTCACGAGACCTAAGACTGGAGAAGCGTACTTTGTTTCG GTTGGACCTGGTGCCGATTAATCGCTCCGTGGGTCTTAAAGCCAAACCCACAAAACCAGTCACAGAGGTCCTCCGTCCCGTGGTGGCCAAATACGGCCTGAATCTCAGTGATCTTGTGGCCAAAATA AGCGGAGAGACGGAGCCGCTGGATTTGGGGGCCCCGATATCGAGTCTGGACGGCCTGCGTGTTGTGCTGGAGCGGGCAGACCCATGTTCAGGGAAAG AAAAATCCAAGTCTTCCTCCCTAAAAGGCCACCCTCCGACCAGgagtttttctgctgct GGAGATGAGAGGTCAGCACCAAAGGACATTTCTGTGAGAGCGGCTGGACCAGCCTCAGCACTCccagaggaaaagagaaaacagaaaaagataaatatagATGAAGCTGAAG AATTCTTTGAGCTGCTAAGCCGAGCCCAGAGCACCCGAGCCAACGACCAGCGCGGGCTTCTGAAAAAAGAAGACCTGGTGCTTCCGGACTTCCTCCGTCTGACTCCACCCACCTCCTCCTGCTCCGCCTCCTCCAACCTGGCCTGTTCCACCCCGGCCTCCGTGAAGCCGAGCCGAGAGAACGGCGTGCCGCCCCGCGGGTCCCTCACGGCCGCTCTGCGCTCGGAGAGCCTGGACTCCTCCCTCAGTTCCAGCGCCAACGGACACTCGGCGTCCAGGCGGTGCCTGCTGCCTCCCCCCCGCCACTCTACGTTCGGCACCCACCTCTCACCCATCCCCCGGCCCCCTGACTCCCGGCCGAGCCTCCGCACGGTGGAAGAGGACGCCCACGCCGACCTGACCCTCGTGGGTGAGGGCGACATCAGCAGCCCCAACAGTACTCTCATACCCCCTTCGCCTCCATCCTTCCCGTCCCTGGAGAGCAGCCTCCCTGAGGCCAACTTCACCCCACCGACACCCTGCCCCCCGTCCCAAGACACAGGTGGAGAGGGAAAGTCCAGTTCAG agagaaaaaacgAAACACCCCACGGCACCAAATCACCCGCTGACAGACCAGATGCTGCGCAGGAGGTGATGGATGTGGAGGGGGTTCACCTAGAAGAAGCCCGAAACGCCAAAGCGTCCCAGGGCGACGACTCGGAGCTCAGCCTGAGCTTTCAGGGCTACGTCGCCGAGCTGCGGCAGTGCCAGACCAAAATGAGGAACGCCCAGATCCCTCAGAACGGCCGAAACCCGTCGGAGGGCAAAGACTGCCAGTCAGACCTGTACAAGGCCACGATTGTCTGA